In a single window of the Rhineura floridana isolate rRhiFlo1 chromosome 3, rRhiFlo1.hap2, whole genome shotgun sequence genome:
- the LMAN2 gene encoding vesicular integral-membrane protein VIP36, whose product MVGGPGGGGSVLCLRGLLPGMVLSPLLFLQLFLAVTTPRGAAELTDGNSEHLKREHSLIKPYQGVGSSSMPLWDFQGSTMLTSQYVRLTPDERSKEGSIWNRVPCFLKDWELHVHFKIHGTGKKNLHGDGFALWYNQERLTAGPVFGSKDKFHGLAIFLDTYPNDEATERVFPYISAMVNNGSLTYDHSKDGRGTELAGCTADIRNQNHDTFLAVRYSRGRLTVMTDVEDKNEWKNCFDVAGVRLPTGYFFGASAGTGDLSDNHDIISMKLFQLMVEHPPEEENIDWTKIEPSVSLLKSPKDNVDDPTGNFRSGPLTGWKVFLLLLCSLLGIIVCAVVGAVVFQKRQERNKRFY is encoded by the exons ATGGTAGGGGGTCCGGGAGGCGGCGGATCCGTGTTGTGTCTACGGGGTCTGTTGCCCGGGATGGTACTATCGCCCCTGCTCTTTCTTCAGCTCTTTCTGGCTGTGACCACGCCACGAGGAGCTGCAGAGCTGACAGATGGCAACAGCGAGCACTTGAAGAGGGAGCATTCTCTCATCAAGCCTTACCAGG GGGTTGGCTCCAGTTCAATGCCCCTCTGGGATTTTCAAGGGAGCACAATGCTGACTAGCCAGTATGTTCGACTGACCCCTGATGAGCGCAGCAAGGAGGGCTCTATCTGGAACAGAGTG CCCTGCTTTCTAAAGGATTGGGAGCTCCATGTCCACTTCAAGATCCATGGGACAGGCAAGAAGAATCTGCACGGGGATGGTTTTGCCCTGTGGTACAATCAGGAGCGCCTTACCGCAG GCCCTGTCTTTGGCAGCAAAGATAAGTTCCATGGATTGGCCATTTTCCTGGACACTTATCCAAATGATGAAGCTACAGAG CGTGTGTTCCCGTACATCTCTGCCATGGTGAACAACGGGTCCCTGACATATGACCATAGTAAGGATGGTCGTGGGACGGAGCTGGCAGGTTGCACAGCTGACATTCGTAATCAGAACCATGATACTTTTTTGGCTGTCCGCTACTCTCGGGGACGATTGACA GTGATGACTGATGTGGAGGACAAAAATGAATGGAAAAATTGCTTTGATGTTGCTGGAGTCCGGCTGCCCACTGGCTATTTCTTTGGTGCTTCTGCTGGTACAGGAGATCTATCTG ACAATCATGACATCATCTCAATGAAGTTGTTCCAGCTGATGGTAGAACATCCACCAGAAGAAGAAAATATTGATTGGACAAAGATTGAGCCTAGTGTCAGCCTCCTGAAGTCACCGAAAG atAATGTGGATGACCCAACGGGAAACTTCCGCAGTGGGCCCTTGACGGGGTGGAAGGTGTTTCTATTGCTACTGTGTTCTCTGCTTGGCATCATTGTTTGTGCTGTGGTGGGAGCTGTGGTCTTCCAGAAACGACAGGAGCGGAACAAGCGATTTTACTAG
- the B4GALT7 gene encoding beta-1,4-galactosyltransferase 7 isoform X2: MWLEVKELRLHCLRNPAHLSLYLSFLMTHHGEPTVWQCWCLSGSALKSCWHLCPTYITSSVGRKFAIISSYSTRWIITGTVRFNRASLINVGFLESGNDTDYIAMHDVDLLPLNEELDYSFPAAGPFHVASPELHPLYHYSTYVGGILLLTKQHYRMCNGMSNRFWGWGREDDEFYRRIRGAGLQLFRPSGITSGYKTFQHLHDPAWRKRDQKRIASQKQEQFKVDRNGGLTNLQYRVESRTRLSVAGAPCTVLNIFLECDSNETPWCAFS; encoded by the exons ATGTGGCTGGAAGTCAAAGAGCTGAGGCTACACTGCCTCAGAAACCCTGCACATTTGAGTCTCTACCTCAGCTTCCTGATGACCCATCATGGGGAACCCACCGTCTGGCAGTGTTGGTGCCTTTCCGGGAGCGCTTTGAAGAGCTGCTGGCATTTGTGCCCCACTTACATCACTTCCTCAGTAGGAAGAAAATTCGCCATCATATCTTCATACTCAACCAGGTGGATCATTACAGGTACTGTGAG GTTTAACAGAGCATCGCTGATCAACGTGGGCTTCCTCGAAAGTGGCAATGACACAGACTACATTGCCATGCACGATGTGGACTTGCTACCTCTCAATGAGgaattggactacagcttcccagCTGCTGGCCCTTTCCATGTGGCATCGCCTGAGCTGCACCCTCTCTATCACTATAGCACCTATGTAGGTGGCATCTTGCTGCTCACCAAGCAGCACTACCGAATG TGTAATGGAATGTCAAACCGCTTCTGGGGCTGGGGCCGGGAGGATGATGAATTTTATCGCCGCATTAGAGGAGCTGGACTTCAG CTCTTCCGGCCCTCAGGAATTACAAGTGGATATAAGACATTCCAACATCTGCATGACCCAGCTTGGCGCAAGAGAGACCAGAAGCGCATTGCTTCTCAGAAGCAG GAGCAGTTCAAGGTGGACCGTAATGGAGGCTTGACTAACCTCCAATACAGAGTGGAGTCACGTACTCGATTGAGTGTGGCAGGAGCTCCCTGCACAGTCCTCAACATCTTCCTAGAATGTGACTCCAATGAGACTCCCTGGTGCGCATTCAGCTGA
- the TMED9 gene encoding transmembrane emp24 domain-containing protein 9: MAAPVYSPTFFLHLMLLVAGIVSPGWGLYFHLGETERKCFIEEIPDETMVIGNYRTQLFDKQREEYLPATPGLGMFVEVKDPDEKVVLSRQYGSEGRFTFTSHTPGEHQICLHSNSTKFSLFAGGMLRVHLDIQVGEHANDYAEIAAKDKLSELQLRVRQLLEQIEQIQKEQNYQRWREERFRQTSESTNQRVLWWSIVQTLILVAIGVWQMRHLKSFFEAKKLV, translated from the exons ATGGCGGCTCCCGTGTACAGCCCCACATTTTTCTTGCATCTGATGCTGCTTGTGGCCGGGATCGTCTCCCCCGGGTGGGGTCTCTACTTCCATCTGGGCGAGACGGAACGCAAGTGCTTCATCGAGGAGATCCCGGACGAGACCATGGTCATCG GGAATTACCGGACGCAGCTGTTTGATAAGCAACGGGAAGAGTACCTTCCTGCTACTCCAGGCCTGGGCATGTTTGTGGAAGTGAAGGACCCTGATGAAAAG GTGGTGTTGTCCCGACAGTATGGCTCAGAGGGTAGGTTCACCTTCACTTCACATACACCTGGGGAACATCAGATCTGCTTGCATTCCAACTCCACAAAGTTTTCCCTGTTTGCAGGAGGCATGCTG AGGGTCCACCTTGATATCCAAGTTGGGGAGCATGCCAACGACTATGCTGAGATTGCAGCCAAGGACAAGCTGAGTGAGCTGCAGTTGCGTGTGCGCCAGCTCCTGGAGCAGATAGAGCAGATCCAGAAAGAGCAGAACTACCAGCGG TGGCGAGAAGAACGTTTCCGGCAAACCAGTGAGAGCACAAACCAACGAGTTCTCTGGTGGTCCATTGTTCAGACCCTCATTCTTGTAGCCATCGGAGTCTGGCAGATGAGGCATCTCAAAAGTTTCTTTGAGGCCAAGAAGCTGGTATAA
- the B4GALT7 gene encoding beta-1,4-galactosyltransferase 7 isoform X1, whose amino-acid sequence MFPSRRKSAMYRRAVGGFCWLLGILPRKCSLFQLFFIALLLGFLSLLWLQHSCSGDVAGSQRAEATLPQKPCTFESLPQLPDDPSWGTHRLAVLVPFRERFEELLAFVPHLHHFLSRKKIRHHIFILNQVDHYRFNRASLINVGFLESGNDTDYIAMHDVDLLPLNEELDYSFPAAGPFHVASPELHPLYHYSTYVGGILLLTKQHYRMCNGMSNRFWGWGREDDEFYRRIRGAGLQLFRPSGITSGYKTFQHLHDPAWRKRDQKRIASQKQEQFKVDRNGGLTNLQYRVESRTRLSVAGAPCTVLNIFLECDSNETPWCAFS is encoded by the exons ATGTTCCCGTCCCGGCGCAAGTCTGCTATGTATCGTCGAGCGGTTGGTGG GTTCTGCTGGCTACTCGGCATCCTGCCCAGGAAATGCTCTCTCTTTCAACTCTTTTTCATTGCTCTATTGCTGGGGTTTCTCTCCCTGTTGTGGCTGCAGCATAGTTGCTCAGGGGATGTGGCTGGAAGTCAAAGAGCTGAGGCTACACTGCCTCAGAAACCCTGCACATTTGAGTCTCTACCTCAGCTTCCTGATGACCCATCATGGGGAACCCACCGTCTGGCAGTGTTGGTGCCTTTCCGGGAGCGCTTTGAAGAGCTGCTGGCATTTGTGCCCCACTTACATCACTTCCTCAGTAGGAAGAAAATTCGCCATCATATCTTCATACTCAACCAGGTGGATCATTACAG GTTTAACAGAGCATCGCTGATCAACGTGGGCTTCCTCGAAAGTGGCAATGACACAGACTACATTGCCATGCACGATGTGGACTTGCTACCTCTCAATGAGgaattggactacagcttcccagCTGCTGGCCCTTTCCATGTGGCATCGCCTGAGCTGCACCCTCTCTATCACTATAGCACCTATGTAGGTGGCATCTTGCTGCTCACCAAGCAGCACTACCGAATG TGTAATGGAATGTCAAACCGCTTCTGGGGCTGGGGCCGGGAGGATGATGAATTTTATCGCCGCATTAGAGGAGCTGGACTTCAG CTCTTCCGGCCCTCAGGAATTACAAGTGGATATAAGACATTCCAACATCTGCATGACCCAGCTTGGCGCAAGAGAGACCAGAAGCGCATTGCTTCTCAGAAGCAG GAGCAGTTCAAGGTGGACCGTAATGGAGGCTTGACTAACCTCCAATACAGAGTGGAGTCACGTACTCGATTGAGTGTGGCAGGAGCTCCCTGCACAGTCCTCAACATCTTCCTAGAATGTGACTCCAATGAGACTCCCTGGTGCGCATTCAGCTGA